The window GCTCTTTCCCAGCCCATGTGGGGGGGAATCTTCAGCAGCCTTTCTTCCGGACAGACCAGACATTCAGCGTAACCCCCCTTGGCGAAAGCGATGACCCGATCTCCGACCTGAAATCCTTTGACCGCCTGGCCGGCCTCAACAATTTTACCGCAAGCTTCATGCCCGAATGGGCTCTGGGGAAAAGGGCCGTGCAGGTATTCGTGCAAATCAGAGCCGCAAATGCCACAATATTGAATCCTGATTTTTACTTCTTGAGGTCCGGGGTTCGGCTCTTCAACTTCTTCCACCCGGACATCTCGAATGCCGTGGTACACAGCCTTTTTCACTACGGTCTCCTCCCATCGGTTTATGGGGATTTAATGGCGAGAATCCCCTTTGCTTTTAAGATTAACAAATAAAAACAAGGTGTGTCAACGATGGAGAAGACGAGAGGGAGAGACGCTAATAAATTTCTTGACTTCTTCCCAGGGATTTTCTAATTTTCAAGCCATGGAAGACACTTGCAAGAAAATTCTTCGGGAGGTCATTCCTCTCCGGCCTACGGAAGGCCAGAGCAAAGTCATGCCCTTAAGGCAGGCTTTGCAGAAGTATGTTCAACCCGGCATGGCTCTCCATTTGGGGACTGCCTCCATGCCACCCATCGCCAGCATTTACGAATTGACCCGTCTTTTCCGGGGTGCGGACCCTCAATTTACTCTTATTACGTTGGGTTTAACCACCATCTATTCCCTACTGGTCCATGCTGGGTTGCTGCGCAAGGCGTAAAAAGTAAAAGAGCCTACCGATATCCGTTTATTTCTTCATTCGCCGTAGCTCGATTTTAACGGCGTTCGCCCGGTCCATGCATTCGAGCTCGACAACGTCCGGGCCACCCCATTCGACCGGGAATCCGCCTCCAAACTGGAGCATAATGATATAGGGAAAGATATCATGGTAGAAGAAACCACACATTCCCCCCGTCTTATGCCCGTCAAGTTCAATCTGCTGCCCAACTTTATGCCCCGCGTTGCAATGGCCCTTTATACTTTTGATCGTGCCCACCACCTGATACCCGATTCTCTTTTCTTCGGCCATGTTAATGTACCTCCTGGACTCTTTTAATTCATTTCCGTGAAAAGATAGGAAGAGAACATACTGCTATCCAAAAACCTAATGAAACAAAATTGATGGGTTCGTCAACCAAGACAGGAACGAGATAGACGATTGAAAACCTAAATGAAAAAAGGCTCGGTGTCAAGGATATTTTGATGCCATTGAACCAAGAGGAACGGTGGAGCAACCTTAACAACATCTTCCCCATTCACCCGTTGAGAGTCGCAAGGAAGTAAAACAATTTTTTCTCTGCGTTAATCTACATGATATGATTGGGGCACTTGAGTCCACTAAATTTAAGCCCCCTCACCCTTCCCCTCTCCCTCGCAAACGGGGGAGAGGGCAAAAGTACTTTAACTAATTGGGAGGTTGCCGAATGGCCAAAGTAGAATTCATTTTGGATGAAAAAGTGGCGGTGGTCAGTTTGAATGATGGGGAGAACCGGTTCAACCCTGAATTTTTAGAAGCCTTTCTCCGGGTTTTGGATACCATCGAGCAGGAGACCGAGGCCCGCACGCTTGTTGTTCGCGCAACGGATGAAAAAATTTTTTGCAACGGCATAGACTTGAACTGGATAGCTCCGCTTCTAAAATCCGGTGAGAAGGAGCCCATTAAAGCTTTTCTATTCAAATTAAATGATCTCTTTAAAAGGATTCTTCTTTATCCCATGCCCACCATTGCCGCCATCACCGGGCATGCTTTTGCCGGCGGGGCCATTTTGGCCTGTGCCTTCGATTTCCGCTTCATGCGGACGGACCGGGGGTTCTTCTGTTTTCCCGAGGTAGACCTCAATATCCCGTTTCTTCCCGGGATGATTGCCTTAATCAAAAAGGCCATTCCGATGTATAAATTTGAGGAAATGCAATATACCGGCAAGCGCTTAACAGGCCAGGAGTGTGAAGCGCACCATATTGTGATGAAAGCCTGCCACATCAATGACCTGATGAACGAGGCCCTGGCGTTCGCTAAGACTTTGGATAAGCAAAGAATGATCATCCGGCAGATGAAAAAGCGGTTGTATAAAGACATCATCCGGACTATTGACGAAGAAGATCCTCTCTATATAGCCACAGGGAAACTTTAGTGCTTCTTGCAAAAATTCGCGTAAGATGCTTTGGGCATTTGGATTCCGCCTTCGTCGTAGACCGGCGGCCAGGGCGATGGGCGCCGGCAGCATCGGCACTATTTTTAATTCATTTATCGGCCCCCCGGGATGAGGGCGATGATTTGATTGGCAGGGAGGGTGCCGCTATGCACTCTCCCATCGGAAAACACCAGGGTGGGGGTTCCGGTAATACCAAGCGATTCAGCCAGTTTTATGTTGGAATCGATTTCCTTCGTATCACATTCTGTTCGAAAAATTTCCTTATGGGCATAAGCATCTTCCAGCATCTTTAAGGATTGGTTACACACGATACTCTTCGATTTCCAGTAGGCATCCTGGTGAAAAGGCAAGGGGAAAAGAATGAGGTAAAAGGCAATGTCTTTTCTTTCTCTCACAACCTTCTCCATCTCTTGATGGAGTGTCTTGCAAAAAGAACAATCCGGGTCGGTAAACACAGCCACCTTTTGGGGGGCCAGCCGGTTGCCCATGACTAAGGGGGTAGTCAACGGAATCCGGGAAAAATCTACCTTTTTACTCTCCTGTAACTTTTTGAAATGCTCCAAGGTTATGTTCGACCC of the Deltaproteobacteria bacterium genome contains:
- a CDS encoding TIGR04076 family protein; the protein is MAEEKRIGYQVVGTIKSIKGHCNAGHKVGQQIELDGHKTGGMCGFFYHDIFPYIIMLQFGGGFPVEWGGPDVVELECMDRANAVKIELRRMKK
- a CDS encoding enoyl-CoA hydratase/isomerase family protein produces the protein MAKVEFILDEKVAVVSLNDGENRFNPEFLEAFLRVLDTIEQETEARTLVVRATDEKIFCNGIDLNWIAPLLKSGEKEPIKAFLFKLNDLFKRILLYPMPTIAAITGHAFAGGAILACAFDFRFMRTDRGFFCFPEVDLNIPFLPGMIALIKKAIPMYKFEEMQYTGKRLTGQECEAHHIVMKACHINDLMNEALAFAKTLDKQRMIIRQMKKRLYKDIIRTIDEEDPLYIATGKL
- a CDS encoding DsbC family protein translates to MSKFTILFLTLILLNSPNQSDRLHAFSPTGCEGDCAKCHSLNDQDVKVILQRMKKPQAEILNIELSPIKGLWEISVDDKGKRGLFYVDFSKKYLIPGPIIEIKSGSNITLEHFKKLQESKKVDFSRIPLTTPLVMGNRLAPQKVAVFTDPDCSFCKTLHQEMEKVVRERKDIAFYLILFPLPFHQDAYWKSKSIVCNQSLKMLEDAYAHKEIFRTECDTKEIDSNIKLAESLGITGTPTLVFSDGRVHSGTLPANQIIALIPGGR